The Quercus robur chromosome 7, dhQueRobu3.1, whole genome shotgun sequence genome has a segment encoding these proteins:
- the LOC126693011 gene encoding calcium-dependent protein kinase 32-like translates to MGNCCVTPAVAEEGENNLDLKNNKNNKKKPNPFAIDYGVAPQNGKTVNKLWVLKDPTGREIGARYELGRELGRGEFGITYLCTDRETAETFACKSISKKKLRTSVDIEDVRREVEIMKHLPEHPNIVTLKDTYEDDDAVHIVMELCEGGELFDRIVARGHYTERAAAAVTKTIVEVVQMCHMHGVMHRDLKPENFLFANKKETSLLKAIDFGLSIFFKPGETFTEIVGSPYYMAPEVLKRNYGPEIDVWSAGVILYILLCGVPPFWAETEQGVAQAIIRSVVDFKRDPWPRVSDNAKDLVKKMLDPDPKRRLTAQGVLDHPWLQNAKRAPNVSLGETVRARLKQFSVMNKLKKSALRVIAEHLSVEEVAGIKEGFQLMDTTNKGKINIDELRVGLHKLGHQIPDADLHILMEAGDVDKDGYLDYGEFVAISVHLRKMGDDDEHLLEAFKFFDKNKTEYIEVEELRDALADELEPNYEEVINAIMHDVDTDKDGRISYEEFATMMKAGTDWRKASRQYSRERFNNLSLKLIKDGSITVKQ, encoded by the exons ATGGGAAATTGTTGCGTAACCCCGGCGGTGGCCGAGGAAGGAGAAAACAATCTCGAtctcaaaaacaacaagaacaacaagaagaaGCCAAACCCGTTCGCCATCGACTATGGCGTGGCCCCACAAAATGGCAAGACCGTCAACAAGCTCTGGGTCTTGAAGGACCCAACCGGCCGAGAGATCGGGGCCCGGTACGAGCTCGGCCGAGAGCTCGGCCGCGGCGAGTTCGGAATCACGTACTTGTGTACGGACAGAGAAACAGCTGAGACTTTTGCGTGCAAGTCGATATCGAAGAAGAAGCTGAGGACTTCGGTGGATATTGAGGATGTGAGGAGAGAAGTGGAGATCATGAAACACTTGCCCGAACACCCAAACATCGTTACTCTTAAGGATACCTATGAGGACGATGATGCTGTTCATATCGTCATGGAGCTCTGCGAAGGTGGCGAGTTGTTCGATCGGATCGTCGCTCGTGGCCACTATACTGAGCGTGCCGCAGCTGCCGTGACCAAAACCATCGTCGAAGTTGTTCAG ATGTGCCACATGCATGGTGTGATGCATCGGGATCTCAAACCTGAGAACTTTTTGTTTGCTAATAAGAAGGAGACATCACTTTTGAAGGCAATTGATTTTGGGCTTTCTATATTCTTTAAACCTG GTGAAACATTTACTGAGATAGTTGGAAGTCCATACTACATGGCTCCTGAGGTGCTAAAACGGAATTATGGTCCAGAAATAGATGTTTGGAGTGCTGGGGTAATCCTTTACATCCTACTTTGTGGTGTCCCACCTTTTTGGGCAG AAACTGAACAAGGAGTTGCACAAGCAATTATAAGGTCTGTTGTAGATTTTAAGAGGGATCCTTGGCCTAGAGTTTCTGATAATGCAAAAGACCTTgtcaagaagatgcttgatcCTGACCCAAAACGGCGGCTTACTGCTCAGGGCGTGCTAG ATCATCCTTGGTTACAGAATGCCAAGAGAGCTCCGAATGTTTCTTTAGGTGAAACTGTGAGGGCAAGGCTCAAGCAATTTTCTGTAATGAATAAGCTCAAGAAAAGTGCTCTGAGG GTGATTGCAGAGCATTTGTCAGTGGAGGAAGTTGCAGGCATAAAGGAGGGATTCCAGTTGATGGATACTACCAATAAAGGCAAAATTAACATTGATGAGCTAAGAGTTGGGTTGCACAAACTTGGCCATCAGATCCCTGATGCAGATCTTCATATTCTAATGGAAGCT GGTGATGTAGATAAGGACGGATATCTGGATTATGGAGAATTTGTAGCGATTTCTGTTCACTTAAGAAAGATGGGCGATGATGATGAGCATCTTCTCGAAGCCTTTAAATTCTTcgataaaaacaaaactgagtATATAGAAGTTGAGGAGCTACGAGATGCCTTAGCTGATGAACTTGAGCCAAACTATGAAGAAGTCATTAATGCCATTATGCATGATGTGGACACGGACAAG GATGGGCGAATAAGTTATGAGGAGTTTGCCACAATGATGAAGGCAGGCACGGATTGGAGGAAAGCGTCAAGGCAGTATTCACGAGAGCGGTTCAATAATCTCAGTTTGAAATTGATCAAGGATGGATCGATTACAGTTAAACAATGA